One window of the Candidatus Jettenia sp. genome contains the following:
- a CDS encoding FAD-binding protein: MSNATQTKLHRLTDELNRLIGKENVLCSLEERICYAYDGSKQKCIPDIVLRPQDTQQVSGILRLANEHKIPVYPRGAGSGLTGGSVPIQSGMVLDFSRMNQILEIIPENLTATVEPGVVTHTLQSEVAKHKLFYPPDPASAAFSTLGGNVAECSGGITGLKYGVTRDYILSLEVVLADGSIIHTGRKTLKSVTGYDLTRLFVGSEGTLGVFTQITVKLLPLPEKIETLLAFFTTPEQAVKTANQIILNNLLPRALEFIDKSSIDCIQGYKQEFQIPKDVHAILLIDIDGKEASVKIETSLIEKIITENQALKVVSAKNAKERDILWEVRRAISPALYTIAAFKINEDICVPRSRILEILQRIDEIHKRYPSVKVANFGHIGDGNIHVNVLYKEKDQQVTAKRMIEEILLNTIELGGTISGEHGIGNVKSDFMPLEIPPHELRIMKDIKRLLDPNGILNPGKMFPS, translated from the coding sequence GTGTCAAACGCTACGCAAACAAAGCTTCACAGGCTTACCGATGAGCTGAATCGGCTTATAGGAAAAGAGAATGTACTTTGTTCCCTTGAGGAACGGATATGTTATGCATATGATGGTTCCAAACAAAAATGCATTCCAGATATTGTTCTACGACCGCAAGACACTCAACAGGTATCCGGTATTTTGCGCCTTGCAAATGAGCATAAAATACCGGTTTATCCTCGTGGCGCAGGTTCCGGGTTAACCGGTGGATCAGTTCCTATTCAAAGTGGAATGGTATTGGATTTCAGCCGTATGAACCAAATACTGGAAATTATTCCAGAGAACCTTACTGCCACGGTTGAACCTGGAGTTGTTACCCATACCTTGCAAAGCGAGGTAGCAAAACATAAGCTCTTTTACCCACCCGATCCTGCCAGTGCCGCATTTTCTACCCTGGGAGGCAATGTGGCAGAATGTTCCGGTGGAATTACCGGTTTAAAATATGGTGTTACCAGAGATTATATTTTATCGCTGGAGGTAGTTCTTGCTGACGGAAGCATTATCCACACGGGTCGTAAGACCTTAAAAAGTGTCACCGGGTATGATCTTACCCGTTTATTTGTCGGCTCAGAAGGTACCCTGGGAGTTTTCACCCAGATTACCGTAAAATTACTCCCTCTTCCGGAAAAGATTGAAACACTCTTAGCCTTTTTCACAACCCCCGAGCAGGCAGTGAAAACTGCAAATCAAATTATCCTGAATAATCTTCTCCCCAGGGCACTTGAGTTTATTGATAAATCGAGCATCGACTGTATTCAGGGATATAAACAGGAATTTCAAATACCAAAAGATGTACATGCGATTCTGCTTATCGATATCGACGGGAAAGAGGCAAGCGTTAAAATAGAGACATCCCTTATAGAAAAAATTATCACTGAAAATCAGGCGCTCAAGGTTGTTTCTGCAAAGAATGCCAAAGAACGCGATATCCTCTGGGAAGTAAGGCGTGCTATCTCTCCCGCACTCTATACTATTGCTGCCTTTAAGATTAATGAGGATATATGCGTGCCACGTAGCCGGATATTAGAAATATTGCAACGGATAGATGAAATCCACAAACGATATCCTTCGGTAAAAGTTGCGAACTTCGGGCATATTGGGGATGGTAACATCCATGTTAACGTCCTCTATAAGGAAAAAGATCAACAAGTAACAGCAAAAAGGATGATTGAGGAGATACTCCTCAATACAATTGAACTTGGCGGAACAATTTCCGGGGAGCACGGCATTGGAAATGTAAAATCGGATTTTATGCCTCTTGAGATACCCCCTCATGAATTACGTATTATGAAAGATATTAAACGGTTGTTGGACCCCAACGGTATATTAAATCCAGGTAAGATGTTTCCATCATAA
- a CDS encoding anhydro-N-acetylmuramic acid kinase: protein MSGTSVDGIDACLVEISGNGIQTKTNILAFETYPYHESTRAAIFDVCNPKTGTVDKICQLNFYLGKLFSEAAISVANKAQISITDVDLIGSHGQTIYHLPNPVTQQDLPISPGKRNDGAGCEYFSTKLFSGCNTIPYTIQYLRSTLQIGEPSVIAQETGVTTVADFRPRDMAADGQGAPLVPYADFILFGDKKRGRALQNIGGIANVTFLPCNCTPEDIIAFDTGPGNMIMDRIVELITNNTSHFDEGGILAAKGRTHDTLLTTLLAHPYFLKPPPKTTGREEFGKQFADELYKNALCSGVKESDILTTVTAFTARTIADSYKQWIVTRHNLSEVILSGGGSYNATLIEILAHYLGPSIEIHTIDKFGIAPNAREALAFAILANETISGNANNIPSATGAKEAVIMGKIIPGRKI, encoded by the coding sequence ATGTCCGGAACATCGGTAGATGGCATAGATGCCTGTCTGGTTGAAATCTCAGGAAACGGTATACAGACAAAAACAAATATCCTGGCCTTCGAGACATATCCTTACCACGAGTCTACGCGTGCCGCCATTTTCGATGTTTGCAACCCTAAAACCGGTACGGTCGATAAAATCTGCCAGCTCAATTTTTACCTGGGTAAACTCTTCTCAGAAGCAGCAATATCTGTTGCAAACAAAGCGCAAATCTCTATCACAGACGTCGATCTCATCGGTTCCCATGGTCAAACTATCTATCACCTGCCAAATCCCGTTACACAGCAAGACTTGCCCATATCTCCGGGAAAGCGAAATGATGGAGCGGGGTGTGAATACTTTTCAACAAAGCTGTTTTCAGGGTGCAATACCATACCGTATACTATCCAATATCTTCGTTCAACACTTCAAATCGGAGAGCCTTCTGTTATCGCGCAAGAGACAGGTGTTACTACCGTAGCTGACTTCCGCCCAAGAGATATGGCCGCTGATGGGCAAGGAGCGCCTCTCGTACCATACGCAGATTTCATCCTCTTCGGGGACAAAAAACGGGGACGCGCCTTGCAAAATATTGGAGGGATTGCCAACGTTACCTTTCTTCCTTGCAATTGTACTCCGGAGGATATTATTGCCTTTGATACAGGTCCGGGCAATATGATTATGGATCGCATCGTGGAACTTATCACGAACAATACATCTCACTTTGATGAAGGGGGTATACTTGCAGCAAAGGGCAGGACTCATGATACACTTCTGACTACACTCCTTGCTCATCCTTATTTCCTGAAACCGCCGCCAAAAACTACAGGCCGGGAGGAGTTTGGAAAACAGTTTGCAGACGAACTCTATAAAAACGCCCTCTGTTCTGGTGTAAAAGAGAGCGACATCCTGACAACAGTCACAGCCTTTACCGCGCGTACCATTGCGGATAGCTACAAACAGTGGATTGTAACCCGCCACAATCTATCTGAAGTAATCCTTTCAGGAGGTGGAAGCTATAATGCTACTTTGATAGAAATTCTGGCCCATTATCTTGGCCCATCGATTGAGATACATACCATCGACAAGTTCGGTATTGCACCCAACGCCAGGGAGGCCCTCGCTTTTGCCATTCTGGCCAATGAGACGATCTCCGGGAATGCTAACAATATTCCCAGCGCTACCGGTGCAAAGGAGGCAGTTATTATGGGAAAGATCATCCCGGGAAGAAAAATATAG
- a CDS encoding adenylyl-sulfate reductase subunit alpha, which yields MGIIPIDTDLLIIGGGAAGCFAAVEIYKRYPNCRVVIMEKAHIERSGCLAMGLNAINAYLNPGQTPESYVSFVERQFEGVIRKDLVYSIAQGLNEVVRDVEEMGLPIEKNEDGTYRRKGKRSIRIFGERLKPILAEAVKKTPAQVLNRVVATNFIYNGKRVCGAFGYGVRDSMLYVIRANAVIVATGGASGIYRPNNTGEARNLMWYCPWNAGTGYAMGIRIGAEMTSFENRFIALRVKDVHAPTGTIAVGAGSRQINARGEDYLELYYKHLGGNKCLTQHRLLATVEETKAGRGPCFLDTTTLSEAEERRLKEDFLSMNPQIILLWASEGMNPKKRPVEIQGTEPFVVGGHCQSGYWIDKERRTTIPGLYAIGEVAGGAPKKYVSGCWVEARIAAATALDDIQGRYLEDVDDEVIQKEKARIHAPLMKKSGISPRQVRERLQKIMDEFAGGVSMSYALHEERLIEARRLLKPLKEHRKDIVAVNNYHLIEALECIDRIDVARVLVEHLIYRKETRWACYQTRLDYPRKDDNRWLIFVNSVYNPDTDEIKMIERPLCS from the coding sequence ATGGGCATTATACCTATAGATACAGATTTACTTATTATTGGTGGAGGAGCAGCAGGATGTTTTGCTGCCGTGGAGATATATAAACGATATCCAAATTGCCGGGTGGTAATCATGGAAAAGGCACATATTGAGCGTAGCGGTTGTCTGGCTATGGGATTGAATGCTATTAATGCGTATTTAAACCCTGGTCAAACACCAGAATCATATGTCTCATTTGTAGAGCGACAGTTTGAGGGGGTTATAAGAAAGGATCTTGTTTATAGTATTGCACAAGGATTAAACGAGGTCGTCAGAGATGTAGAAGAGATGGGCCTTCCTATTGAGAAGAATGAAGACGGTACGTATCGGAGAAAAGGAAAGCGCAGTATCCGTATTTTTGGTGAGCGGTTAAAACCCATCCTTGCAGAGGCCGTTAAAAAAACTCCTGCTCAGGTACTCAATCGTGTTGTTGCAACAAATTTCATTTATAACGGCAAACGTGTTTGCGGGGCATTTGGATACGGGGTAAGGGATAGTATGCTTTATGTAATTCGGGCGAATGCCGTTATTGTAGCTACCGGAGGGGCATCTGGTATATACAGGCCCAATAATACCGGCGAAGCACGCAATCTGATGTGGTACTGTCCCTGGAATGCAGGAACGGGATATGCCATGGGGATACGTATTGGGGCAGAAATGACCAGCTTTGAGAATCGGTTTATTGCCTTACGGGTAAAAGACGTACATGCACCAACAGGTACAATTGCCGTCGGAGCGGGTTCAAGGCAAATCAATGCGCGTGGGGAGGATTATCTGGAGCTCTATTACAAGCATTTGGGCGGAAATAAATGTCTCACCCAGCACAGACTCCTTGCTACCGTGGAAGAAACAAAAGCAGGTCGAGGACCGTGCTTTTTAGATACGACAACATTGAGTGAAGCAGAGGAGAGGAGATTAAAAGAGGATTTTTTAAGTATGAATCCTCAAATTATTCTTTTATGGGCAAGCGAAGGCATGAATCCAAAAAAAAGACCTGTAGAAATACAGGGGACAGAGCCCTTTGTTGTTGGTGGTCACTGCCAATCGGGATATTGGATAGATAAAGAAAGAAGGACAACTATACCAGGCCTTTATGCAATCGGAGAGGTGGCAGGTGGGGCGCCAAAGAAATACGTAAGTGGATGTTGGGTTGAAGCACGTATTGCTGCAGCAACTGCCTTAGATGATATACAAGGAAGATATCTGGAAGACGTAGACGATGAAGTAATTCAAAAAGAGAAAGCCAGAATCCATGCCCCTCTCATGAAAAAGTCTGGTATATCACCGCGGCAGGTAAGAGAACGTCTTCAAAAGATTATGGATGAGTTTGCAGGTGGTGTCTCTATGAGTTACGCCCTCCATGAAGAGCGGTTGATCGAGGCAAGGCGATTACTAAAACCTTTAAAAGAACACAGAAAAGATATCGTAGCGGTAAATAATTATCATCTGATTGAGGCTTTGGAATGTATTGATAGGATTGATGTCGCAAGGGTATTAGTAGAGCATCTGATCTACCGCAAGGAGACGCGATGGGCATGCTATCAGACACGGTTAGATTATCCCAGGAAAGACGATAACCGATGGCTTATTTTTGTTAATTCAGTATATAATCCGGATACAGATGAGATAAAAATGATAGAAAGGCCGTTGTGCTCATGA
- the sat gene encoding sulfate adenylyltransferase produces MVKNIAPHGGKLVNRIVSMEEREILLDKAMHYDMKKIQLSSREMSDLDMIAVGAMSPLEGFMGKADYDNVVDNMRLSSGLPWSIPITLSATKDEVEGLKPGKDVALVDQANEVIAILHLEEIFHHDKPKESLEVYGVDDRKHPGVDCVYKMGDYLLGGKVSVVNRKKPGDFSAYRLDPAETRALFVKRGWKRVVGFQTRNPVHRAHEYIQKCALEVVDAILLHPLVGETKSDDVPADVRIKSYEVLLEKYYPKDRAMLAVFPAAMRYAGPREAIFHALVRKNYGCTHFIVGRDHAGVGNYYGTFDAHYIFDEFDLHEIGITPLFFDHTFYCKSCNSMASYKTCPHDSANHVILSGTEVRRMLSAGEAPPPTFTRAEVAKVLSEYYQKLK; encoded by the coding sequence ATGGTTAAGAACATTGCTCCGCATGGAGGGAAACTCGTCAATAGGATTGTATCCATGGAGGAGCGTGAGATCCTGCTGGATAAGGCTATGCATTATGATATGAAAAAAATCCAGCTTAGCTCTCGTGAGATGTCAGATCTTGATATGATTGCCGTTGGAGCTATGAGTCCTCTGGAAGGATTTATGGGCAAAGCGGATTATGATAACGTGGTAGATAATATGCGTTTATCGAGTGGACTGCCGTGGTCAATTCCGATTACTCTCTCAGCAACGAAGGATGAGGTTGAAGGCCTTAAGCCAGGTAAGGATGTTGCCCTTGTTGACCAGGCCAACGAGGTTATTGCCATTCTCCATCTGGAAGAAATTTTTCATCATGATAAGCCAAAAGAATCTTTAGAAGTCTATGGTGTGGATGATAGAAAGCACCCCGGTGTGGATTGCGTGTACAAAATGGGTGATTATCTTTTGGGCGGCAAGGTTAGTGTCGTTAACAGGAAAAAACCTGGCGATTTTTCAGCTTATAGGTTAGATCCAGCAGAGACAAGAGCTCTCTTTGTAAAAAGAGGCTGGAAACGGGTTGTTGGGTTCCAGACACGGAATCCGGTGCATCGTGCCCATGAATATATCCAAAAATGCGCCCTCGAAGTTGTAGACGCTATTCTTTTGCATCCTTTGGTAGGGGAAACAAAAAGTGATGACGTTCCTGCGGATGTAAGGATTAAGAGTTACGAGGTTCTTTTAGAAAAATATTATCCCAAAGATAGGGCAATGTTAGCCGTTTTTCCTGCTGCAATGCGATATGCTGGACCGCGGGAAGCGATTTTCCATGCGCTCGTAAGGAAAAATTACGGTTGTACACATTTTATTGTAGGTAGGGATCACGCTGGTGTAGGTAATTATTATGGGACGTTTGATGCCCATTATATCTTTGATGAATTTGATCTTCATGAGATAGGAATTACGCCATTATTTTTTGACCACACGTTTTACTGTAAGTCTTGTAATAGTATGGCTTCTTACAAAACATGTCCTCACGATTCAGCCAATCATGTCATTTTAAGCGGAACAGAAGTTCGCAGGATGTTAAGCGCCGGAGAGGCTCCTCCTCCCACTTTTACCAGAGCAGAGGTGGCAAAAGTATTGAGCGAATATTATCAGAAGTTAAAATAG
- a CDS encoding adenylylsulfate reductase, translating into MSIFIDENICNGCKGLPEARCERICPGDLCYRKENMKAAIRDQSACWTCACCVKECPVQAIELKLPFQVCSNGASLKARLKRDKTIWTIRDVDGHQEEFIIQAKCLKGDT; encoded by the coding sequence ATGAGTATCTTTATCGATGAAAATATTTGTAATGGATGTAAAGGATTGCCTGAGGCAAGATGCGAACGCATTTGCCCGGGAGATTTATGCTACCGTAAGGAAAATATGAAAGCAGCAATTCGCGATCAGTCGGCTTGCTGGACCTGCGCCTGTTGTGTGAAGGAATGTCCTGTTCAGGCAATTGAGCTGAAATTGCCTTTCCAGGTCTGTAGTAACGGCGCTTCTCTAAAAGCGCGGTTGAAGCGTGATAAAACGATTTGGACGATCCGTGATGTCGATGGGCATCAAGAGGAATTTATTATTCAGGCAAAGTGTTTGAAAGGAGATACATAA
- a CDS encoding pyridoxal phosphate-dependent aminotransferase codes for MALSRIAREVHTSATLAITAKAKQLVAKGIDVTNFGAGEPDFDTPENVKNAAIKAIKDGYTKYTPTAGAPALKEAICEKLLKDNHLKYNPSQVIVSAGAKQSILNIVLVVCDTGDEAIIPSPYWVSYPEMVTMAGATPVFLKTTDKEHFKITRESLAKVITPKSKLLFMNSPSNPTGMVYTEKEFREIVGFAVEKGLYVISDEIYEKILYDGALHVSPATFSDECYKKIVTINGFSKVYSMTGWRLGYAAGPEEVIKAAINIQDHTTSGANSITQMAGLEALKGNQDSVDTMVREFDKRRKYIVSRLNSIPGVSCLLPQGAFYVFPKVSELYHKKIGGQFVASSFDLVNVLLEKAHVAFVPGAPFGLDDYIRISYATSMECIEKGIDRFEKFLKS; via the coding sequence ATGGCGTTATCAAGAATTGCCAGGGAAGTACATACATCCGCAACACTTGCCATTACAGCCAAGGCAAAACAACTGGTGGCAAAAGGTATCGATGTAACTAATTTTGGTGCGGGAGAACCAGACTTCGATACCCCGGAAAATGTCAAGAACGCAGCCATTAAGGCAATTAAAGATGGCTATACCAAATACACACCGACTGCAGGAGCGCCCGCATTAAAGGAAGCTATCTGCGAGAAGCTTCTCAAAGATAACCACCTGAAATACAATCCTTCACAAGTTATCGTATCAGCAGGGGCAAAACAATCCATTCTCAATATCGTTCTCGTAGTATGTGATACAGGGGATGAGGCTATTATTCCCTCACCCTATTGGGTAAGCTATCCGGAAATGGTAACCATGGCAGGTGCTACCCCCGTATTTCTTAAAACTACAGATAAAGAACATTTCAAAATTACCCGGGAATCTCTGGCAAAGGTTATTACACCCAAGTCTAAATTACTCTTCATGAATAGCCCCAGCAATCCAACCGGCATGGTCTATACAGAAAAAGAATTTCGTGAAATTGTTGGTTTTGCTGTAGAAAAAGGACTTTACGTCATTTCAGATGAAATTTATGAAAAAATTCTGTATGACGGAGCACTCCATGTTAGCCCGGCAACCTTTAGTGACGAATGCTATAAAAAGATTGTTACGATAAACGGTTTTTCGAAGGTATATTCTATGACTGGCTGGCGTTTAGGTTACGCCGCCGGGCCGGAAGAGGTCATCAAAGCGGCAATAAATATTCAGGACCATACTACATCTGGCGCTAATTCCATTACTCAAATGGCAGGATTGGAAGCGCTCAAGGGTAATCAGGATTCTGTAGATACTATGGTGCGTGAATTTGATAAACGCAGAAAATATATTGTATCGCGTCTTAACAGTATACCAGGAGTATCTTGTTTACTTCCTCAGGGTGCATTTTATGTGTTTCCAAAGGTATCTGAGCTGTACCATAAAAAAATTGGTGGACAATTCGTAGCAAGTTCATTCGATTTAGTTAACGTATTACTTGAAAAAGCACATGTTGCCTTTGTTCCTGGAGCCCCTTTCGGATTAGATGACTACATAAGGATTTCTTATGCGACTTCTATGGAATGTATCGAGAAAGGGATAGACCGATTCGAGAAGTTTTTGAAAAGCTAG
- a CDS encoding S41 family peptidase — translation MRSKLSSKYLLATLLFLFSITCFFVTFSKTFGLEPYFEKQKEKEDSNYKFRLSGIVMSYINRLYVDPERIKSLEMLKEALAWEEKVIPEVLTNFEENTVTETITVDDISKTYDLSKIRRSKDMVEILRDALSFINKYRQTNENLTASDIEYTAINGMLTQLDPHSVILPPKEFNEFKIGTTGKFGGLGMVVGLREGQLTVISPIEGTPAARSGIKAGDKIIEIDGESTINMNLTESVGKLRGDPETEVTLSVLTEKAAQPKLYTLEREIIAIPTVESAPVDNEIGYIKIRNFQDDTSQSLSEHLKRLKTSHNNKMKGLIIDLRNNSGGLLDQAIEVADKFLDSGAIVVTVGPSGHPREAQDARKTETDEALYPIVVLVDAGSASGAEIVAGALKENNRAVIVGDRSFGKGSVQQLIELMDGSALKLTIAKYLTPLLTDIQSVGITPDIQLIPAIVSKDNINLFRGLTVLREEDLKQHLEEHPKGETSYATLKYFLETTEKKKTHEIEPEEPEELDDPYKLPDFNKDFHVLFAKKLLMKASEWERETFLKNSLPIVEETAKLEEEKIAQALQKLDIDWSKGTSSEVAKSNVTFSTVPSNGQVKAGDKITLTVNVTNTGETPLYQLHGISSSKNGLFDKLEFIFGKIDKGITKSYTTTIDVPKNSLDRKDEIVIKFEELNHHNPQDIKLNIITEALPRPLFAYSYQILDHEKDASANNGDGLIQTGEDIDLFVWVKNIGEGPSEKNVVTLRDLSNKEVLIKNGRVEIGALNPGEKKEVKLSLFVKETIPSGNFSVDLIISDMIFGTFLSNKLNLPIIGSKSKITPVTTNLKIKKNHTPLYGGMSFDSPVLSVIKEGTVLVSDAKNNEWLRIKLPDGRYGWLSAKDAAELNGKENKPGNLEPFIQRTPPIITLNKSLSNLLFGNDQLPISVAIEDDIQVKHAYILVNNDKVFFKSNRNATPKEQIRLEIAKDVPLKEGPNVITIVARDNQDLITTKSFVATRGITVAKGL, via the coding sequence ATGAGATCAAAACTTTCATCTAAATATTTACTGGCAACACTCCTCTTCTTATTCTCAATAACGTGTTTTTTCGTTACCTTTAGTAAAACATTTGGTTTAGAACCCTATTTTGAAAAACAGAAAGAGAAAGAAGATTCAAACTACAAGTTCCGCCTTTCAGGGATTGTTATGTCTTATATTAACAGACTCTATGTAGATCCCGAACGCATCAAGTCTTTAGAAATGCTAAAAGAGGCCCTCGCATGGGAAGAGAAAGTAATTCCTGAAGTCTTAACCAATTTTGAAGAAAACACTGTCACCGAAACGATTACGGTAGATGATATCTCAAAAACATATGATTTGTCCAAAATTCGTCGCTCTAAGGACATGGTAGAAATCCTGCGGGATGCCCTGAGTTTTATCAACAAATACCGTCAAACCAATGAGAACCTAACCGCCAGCGATATTGAGTACACAGCGATCAATGGGATGCTTACCCAATTAGATCCGCACTCTGTTATCCTTCCGCCGAAAGAATTTAATGAGTTTAAAATTGGCACTACGGGAAAATTTGGCGGACTCGGAATGGTGGTTGGCTTACGGGAAGGCCAACTAACCGTTATATCTCCCATCGAAGGTACTCCTGCTGCAAGATCGGGTATTAAGGCCGGTGACAAGATTATTGAAATTGACGGAGAATCCACAATTAACATGAACCTTACGGAGTCTGTCGGAAAATTACGGGGAGATCCTGAAACTGAGGTAACACTCTCCGTTTTAACCGAAAAGGCAGCGCAACCAAAGCTCTATACACTAGAGCGTGAAATCATCGCTATTCCTACTGTTGAGTCTGCGCCTGTAGATAATGAAATCGGTTACATAAAAATAAGAAATTTTCAGGATGATACCTCCCAATCTCTCAGTGAGCATCTAAAACGCTTAAAAACATCGCATAACAACAAGATGAAAGGATTAATCATTGATTTGCGGAACAATTCAGGCGGACTTTTAGATCAAGCAATAGAGGTGGCGGATAAATTTCTCGACAGTGGCGCTATCGTCGTAACGGTTGGCCCCAGCGGTCATCCACGAGAGGCGCAAGATGCAAGAAAAACCGAGACAGATGAGGCCCTCTATCCTATTGTAGTGCTCGTCGACGCGGGAAGCGCTTCCGGAGCAGAGATCGTTGCAGGAGCACTCAAGGAGAATAATCGTGCTGTGATTGTAGGAGATAGAAGCTTTGGCAAAGGCTCCGTTCAGCAACTTATTGAGCTTATGGATGGTTCAGCATTAAAATTGACCATTGCTAAATACCTTACTCCTTTACTCACCGATATTCAATCGGTTGGTATTACACCGGATATCCAACTTATTCCGGCAATTGTTTCAAAAGATAATATTAATTTATTCCGAGGCCTTACCGTCCTTCGCGAAGAAGATCTTAAACAACATCTTGAAGAACACCCCAAAGGTGAAACCTCGTATGCTACACTCAAATATTTCCTGGAAACTACTGAGAAGAAGAAAACCCACGAGATAGAACCAGAAGAGCCAGAAGAGCTTGATGATCCTTATAAACTCCCTGATTTTAATAAAGACTTTCATGTTCTCTTTGCCAAGAAATTACTCATGAAAGCCTCTGAATGGGAACGGGAAACGTTCTTAAAAAACTCTCTGCCTATCGTGGAAGAAACAGCCAAACTAGAAGAAGAAAAAATAGCACAGGCGCTTCAAAAGTTAGATATCGACTGGTCAAAAGGCACAAGTTCAGAAGTAGCTAAATCGAACGTCACTTTTTCTACCGTACCATCAAATGGACAGGTTAAAGCTGGTGATAAGATAACTCTCACCGTAAATGTGACCAATACCGGTGAGACACCACTCTATCAACTGCATGGTATTTCATCGAGTAAGAACGGGCTTTTCGATAAGCTTGAGTTTATTTTTGGGAAAATAGATAAAGGAATAACAAAATCGTATACAACAACAATAGATGTTCCCAAAAATTCACTGGATCGGAAAGATGAGATCGTTATTAAGTTTGAAGAATTAAACCACCACAACCCTCAGGATATTAAGTTAAATATTATTACGGAAGCATTACCTAGACCTCTATTCGCCTATTCCTATCAAATTCTGGATCATGAAAAGGATGCATCTGCAAATAATGGAGACGGGTTAATTCAGACAGGAGAGGATATTGATTTGTTCGTGTGGGTAAAAAATATAGGTGAAGGCCCGTCTGAGAAAAATGTGGTTACTTTAAGAGATTTAAGCAACAAAGAAGTCTTAATAAAAAATGGACGAGTGGAAATTGGGGCACTAAACCCAGGAGAAAAAAAAGAGGTAAAATTATCGCTCTTTGTTAAAGAGACAATACCTTCGGGTAATTTTAGCGTGGATTTAATTATTTCTGATATGATTTTTGGAACGTTTCTATCCAATAAGCTTAATCTTCCTATTATTGGAAGCAAATCAAAGATAACACCGGTCACTACGAACCTGAAAATAAAGAAAAATCATACGCCTTTGTATGGAGGCATGTCGTTTGATTCTCCGGTCTTATCTGTAATAAAAGAGGGTACCGTTCTGGTATCTGATGCAAAAAATAATGAATGGCTCCGTATAAAATTACCCGACGGCCGATACGGATGGCTCTCGGCAAAAGATGCCGCCGAATTAAATGGCAAAGAAAATAAACCAGGTAATTTAGAGCCCTTCATACAGCGGACACCTCCAATAATCACCTTAAATAAATCCTTATCAAATTTATTATTCGGGAACGATCAATTGCCAATATCCGTGGCCATAGAAGATGATATACAGGTAAAACATGCCTACATCTTAGTCAATAATGATAAGGTCTTTTTCAAATCTAACAGAAATGCCACTCCAAAAGAACAAATCCGGCTTGAGATTGCTAAGGATGTCCCGCTAAAGGAAGGTCCTAATGTAATAACAATAGTTGCACGTGATAATCAAGACCTGATTACCACCAAATCTTTTGTCGCAACAAGAGGTATTACCGTTGCAAAAGGGTTATAG